The Lathyrus oleraceus cultivar Zhongwan6 chromosome 5, CAAS_Psat_ZW6_1.0, whole genome shotgun sequence genome includes the window ATTCTCTTTTAATATATATCAACTTGGTGAACTCTTTCATCCTTTCTAAAAAGTGATTCGGGGCTAGATTTCAACTACTTTTGTGAAATGTGTCATTCACTTCGATGATGTCTTTGGTATATAACACCCTGATTTCaaataaacttgaacaaaatATTGCATTTTTAAAAGCCACGCAATACACATGATATGTCCTGATGGATTCTAGAATAAACTTAAACGAAGTGGGAAAATGCTTATAAAAAACCATATCGTATTAAATCAATACACACTCTATCATAATAAGATGTCCAAACCACTAACACAAGGAACAAGAGCATTGAGAATTTTATCGTAATATATTTTTTTCCCGTGTAGTGTTGTGTATGATTTCCTATGCATCATCAATTCTTGTATAAGTCGATGACGTACAAATGTGTGGTTCTCCTTCACCAAGCAAACTCAAAACAGTTCGAAAAGAGGTTTGTATCTCATTATGTTAGTTTCTGAGCACTTGGTTCAAGACATCCCAATCTCGACAAAAGTCACATTTATTATTTTTCAACCAACTCTTCAGTATAGCATGTGCAAATTCAACTACTGATATTTTTGATTATGCATCTCCGAAATCGTCACTGGGTTGTTAAATAAACCAACTCAATAAATAAAAACACCATAAATGAGTACATGAGATTTTatagagatgcatcttcgaatTCACCCCTAAAAATATACTACTCCGACCTGATTTATAAACAAAAAAGACAACTTTCACGCTTATTAAGAATAATAGTTAAGTACATTTAATTTTTTTGGTTTCATGTAAAAAAGATAACTCAATTACTAATATACCCTTAATTAATTCGTCATCTAAGTAACTAATGCATGAATAGTTTTGGAATAAAGACATTAAATGAACATAAATTTATTGACATTTATTTATATTTAAGgccaaaaaaaaattaaattttttttacTTATGAATAAGACTGGAAAGAGTacaaagatgcatctccaaaaaaAGATTTAGATAAAAATGAAATGGCTAACTGAAATACAAAATTTGGTTGGTGTGGCTAACTGAAATGCATCTCCAAACATCAATACAAACAATTTTAGATCTTTCAATGCAAACAATTTTAGATCTTTCAATGATATTGACGCACCTCATGGGTGGAATGAGTATTCCCCCTCGATATTATATCATATATTCTCCTATGTGAGTATGTACTGTACACACAAATATTAAGTTAAAAAATTATTACCAATTACTTAGGGTTCAAAGAATATTTTAGTTTTATCATTATTTCATGTTCTTTTGTATTAAGAATATTATTGTATTTATATTGTTTTATATTCCAAACAAAATTATATAAAAATAGTGAAAATAATTTTAATTGGGTATAGAATTTtctaattaaatattaaaaaataacaAGTAGTTGATAttctataataataataataataataataataataataataatttaattgaaAACACTGACAGTATAAAAGAATTTTACATAGTCAGTTAATTATAACCGTTGGATATTGgaataagtttgacttttatttgtaaaatctataaagtaatacaatCAGACATTGCATAGCATAGTAATTAATTCctaatagtaataataataatacaaatAAATAGGAAGGAAGGGAACATAAAGTGTGAAGTTAATGGACCATTGTGTTCGGTAGGAATCAGTGAGAGGCACGGTGGAACAATTAAAAAAAAGTCATGCCACCAAATAACTATCAATCAGAAACTAAATAAACTACAAGGGAGCCATCAAAACTATTACTTTCCCCAGCCTCCAAAGATAGAGGCCTCATCTTCATTATTCGTAGCCCTGCTCAATGCCCTACCCATCATCAGAACATAACTGATGCAACTGCATTTATCTTTCATAACTCAAAGGATCCAACGATCATGATGGCTGAACAAAGCATTAAATGCATGACTTCTTGCGGAGCATACAAACCATGTTGGAGTTTGGCCACTACTCGTTAACATCATCGAATTTAAACCAACACTCTAGCTAGTTTCCACCACCTCGTCTTGAGTGAGTTTGACCTCTCTCCCTAAATCTTCCCCCGGCATGATAGTGACCATCTTTAGGTCGTTCAGAGTTGTCTGATTTGCCGTCTCCATGTGGTCCTAAAGAGTGGTACTCGTGATGAAAGTTTGGAGGGCCTTGTCTTTCCCGGTTTTGATGATATCTGTTATGTTGCACATGTGTTTTCCAATCTTCCTTAAATTCACGCCCCTTCCCAAAATGGCTTTGATTTCCGTTTCGGCGAACCCCGGATAATGGGTGATGCTGATGCTGATTCCTGGGATCCATACTTGTTGGAGCCTGCTCACTTGAGCTAAAAGCTACCTGATTTAAGGAGTCGGGATGTCCTGGTGGAGCATTTCTACTCTCTCTTTTAACCTCCACATTCCCAAAATTTGGAGCTTCTCTACCCTTGCTCTTCTCAGAAACTGATTGGCTGGGAGGTTGTGCCGCAAGAAAGCTAGAATCCTTGTCTATACCACCTCGAAATGACCCACCATGAGTAAACTCCTTTTTCTTGGGTCTATCTCCTCTCTGATTATTTGATGCCTGAAATTTGGGTTGCCAGTGTGATGACCCACGTTCTCCAATACTTGGATTTTCCTTCAAAACAGCATCCATATCTGATTGATTGTGCACAGAAGATGGTATCAAAGTTTCAGCTTTCACCGTCTCCCCAGACCTTTTCTTCTGATCAACGTCATGGCTCACCCCCGTGCCCTTCTGTCGCCTATAACGTACCTGCCTTTCCCTGATCGTTCCTTTATGATCTTCAATAATAGGAACAGAAACTGAAACAACTAAATCATGATTCTCTGGATTGTTTGAGGCATCAGATTTGCTAGTATCACTAGCATGCTTCCATTGTCCTCTTGTTTCAGACATCTGCACTTTCTGACGCTCCATCGGTATCCGAATATTTTGATAGGAGTTTGAACCGTGGTCCACTCCATCTAGCATGTCATGCACATCTTTTGACTCTGTTGAATTCCTTTGCCGCCATGATCCATGTGATTTTCCCTTCCAAACCCTAGCCTGCCTGTTATCTCCAAATTTAGACTCCGGGACAGGACCCACTACTCCAGCACCTGAAATAGTGTTCAGAGTAATCTGGGGACCTTGAGAACCAGAATCAACTCCTTCAATACATTCATCCGTAGGAGCCTGACTGATTGAGGATACCATTTGTTGTGAACTTTCTTGCTGAGCCATTTCTTTTGCAACAGGTTTTGGAATATATCTCTCCATTTCAGCCCTCTTATTTCTTAAATTATGCACCTGCTGATCACTCTTTGCAGGAACAATTGCCTCAATTTTACTTTTCTCACTTGATTCATCCAAGATGCCCTTGTTTGGTGGTTTAACAGGTGCCCACATCAAAGCATCACTCCCATGGGATTTCTCTGTTATTCTATTAGCCTGCATGTTTCTTGGCATCCTTCGAGAATGCTGTGATTTCAACAGGTTATTCATTTTACCATGGGATTCTTCAATTTCTGAATATTTTTGCTCTGAATACTGGTTTGGGTCTTTATACAAAGATGACGACTGAAGTGATCCCTGATCTAACTCGATGTCTTCCCTGGGTTTATTTTCAACAGAGCTAGTAGAAAGACCGGCATCCTTCAATATTGCAGTTGGTAATGCAGGCAAGAATGAAATATCTTTTACTTTCTGTTTGTTTTTCTTATTCCTGTTATTCTTCTTTTTCTGGTTTCCATTATCATTAGGCAATACAGAAGAATTGGCATTCCCGGATTCGCCCAATACTGTTGTGGACTCAGAAAGTTGAAATTCTTTTTGCCTATTCTGTAGGGGAGAATTCTCAGCGTATGCTCTCTGCATTGATCCTTCCACTGCTTCTGTGCACCTGTTTACCTCCTCTAACTTTACTAGAGATTTAGCCCTTTGCTTCTTAGTACGCTCTTCCTCTTCCACCTGCAGCTGCTTAGTCTGCTGCTTGGATAACTCTTTTGTTATAGCACGCTGAAGATTTAAAAATTGTGCAAGAGTTAAATGCAAGCATAACAAGTAGCTAGTACACAAAAAGTGAATGTATTACCTGTTCACGGCTATTGGCTGAATCAGATAAGGTTTGCACAGATACTCCTTCACGCCTTACTTGGCTATACGACCCAGACCTTTCATAGGCATCTACAGATATTTGATGCTCACCTACAAGAATGCTAGATGCTTCCAACTGCGTACCTGATGATGGTGAAGAATCTATGACCCCAAATTTCTTTTCCCAACCATCAACATCTTGAGTATCGAACCTCCCCTTACAATGATTGTGTCTGTCTTGCATGCCACGAGAAATTTGCCTGTGCAAGAGAATTTCAATACTTTCACCATGATAAAGGAACCACAATTAGAGCAGTTAATATAAAGAAACTATGGCCAACCTGGATGTAGGTGTTTCACTGAAAGATGATGACTTCAAATTCTTTTCGCCTCCAAAAGCACCCACTCCACAAACTGTTGAATTTTTTACTTCAGTGGCAAGGGTTGTCTCACGAGATACAACACCAGCACGTGTTTCATTATCTACTTGGCTACCAGTGTGAAACTTATTCATCCTATCATCTTTACTTTTAGTGGATGAAATATCCCTGGCTTTTGCATTTAAACCCTCTATCTTTTGAATTAGAGTAGAATCTTTAGCGGCAGACGGTCTTGAGGCAATTCCTAGTTTATTAGAATTGACAACATCCATTTTCCTTTCCGAAATATTATCAAAGCTTCCAGCACTTTCAAGAGACTTGGTATTTTTGACAGAAATAGATCCTTGATTTCCCGATGTTTGAGAAGAAGCTTCTTTGCTATGAGCAATTATCCTCCTTAAGTCCATCTCCATGTTCCCTCTGTGATCATTCTCATGGACAGGCAATCTTGATTGGTCCCTCACATTGGCATGTGACGCATTCGTTGTTAACGGGTCCTCCCAGTTTGTTGGTTCATTTTTTCCATCCAACTCATTGTGTTGCTTAAGAAGAACTCTGTATGGTCTGGTATCAGGAGTATGACTGGATTCtacctgctctgatgccaatgGTTTTACTACAGGACCATGTCCACCAGATCTACCATGTGAAATGCCAGGCTCGGGTGGGTTATGACTTGCATTCCTATTATAAACAGAAGCTCCAGTTGCCATTCCCATGAAAGGGACATCTCGTTCGTTGGAATTACAATAGCCCATTGGAGGACCATAGTAGGCTTCATAGGTCATTGTGCCAGGAAAAAAACCAGGTCTCAATGGCATACCGGGAGGAATGTAAGCATCAGGCATATGAGGTCTGTAGACTTCCCCATTATTATGCTGCCCTCTTGGACCACTTCCAGGAGGAGGAACTTGAGGTGGATTCGCAAAACCGGTATGTGGAAATTGTGGACGATAAAATGGAAATGGTTCAATTGGAAAGCCACCTGGAGCAACAGGAGTTGCAAAAGGAGGACCATTAGGTGGGCCTCTGAACCAAATATCACGTTGATGGTTATTTACTGGAGCACCACGCCAAACATCAAAGTGCTGAGGAAGAATACCAGCATTAGGATAGGGATGGAGATTCCCCTGCCATTTCTCTATTCCAGGCCTCATACCATTCTCATTGAAAGCCTGATCATCTCTTCTCCAAGAATTTTCAGTTTCACCTTTTGTATTTGCGTGAACAGGAACATCCTCTGTAACACAAGCAACACAAACTCATGACAATCAATGATAAATCACAAAATCCTAGAAGCAGAAATGGGCAGAACCAAAACTAAACCAATATGAATTAATATAATGGCAAGAGCATGAAGACAAACCGACAGTTGAGGTCTCATTTTTCTCTTTCCCGAGTCCAGCAGAAGAGTCAGGCCGAATATGAGAACTGTGATCTGTGAATGGTACATAAATATTTCACAGCAAACAATAAATTAAATCTCAACCATTTCTGAAGTCACTCATTAGATCTCAACAACGATATTCTAATAATCTTGATCTTGAAGTCACTCTAGTTTTAGATAACAAGACTAAAATGCAGTCCAATTATTCAACAAATAATGATTTAAATACCAAACATTTCAAAATTTATGTCATATAAAACTACAGAACACAACAGCAAAAACACTAAGACAAAATATAGTGGAAAACTAAATGGATAAAGAAAAAGTAAATTTGAACTTCCAAACTTATATAAGCAACTTAAACTAAAGACAATATCTGCTACCCATAAAAAAATTCCTTTTTTATTAAAAAAGATGTTACTAAAGAAAGAATAGTACAAAGCAAGAGGATAAGACACCCTCACAAGAAAATTGCAAATGAAAACACCTAGAAACTATGAGAAAAAGTCATATAAATAGAACATGCCAATCTTTCTGCATGTCTAACATCAACAAAAACTAAACAACCTAAACAAGAAACCAGAAAATTTTAGGCAAAGTCATTGCAGTGACAGCAACCACTCAATGAGAAATGTATGCAGTGTAAATTGATAAAATACAAATGCAACTGATACCAAAGAATGTAGCACTATTTTCGGTTACAAATTATCAATTAATATGAAATCATAATCACCTTAATACTGATAATATTTATGCATAATATGCTACCTTGGGACTCAAAATCAGGTACAGATTTGTCCTTTTCAGAACCAAGAGTAGGAAAATCTCCAGAGCTCAAAGAAAAATTATCATTCTTGCATTGTTTAATTCCCTACATCAGGACAGTAGTAAATATCAGATACAGATGATAAGTGAACTTCAATAACATCCCTTCAAATAACTACAACAGAAGAACTTCAAAGAAATTTGGAAAGAGTTAATGACTCAATTATCTTATTttaacaaataaggtcaaatACTACTGTAGCATTACTCTTACTAGTACATCTCCAAATTCACCAAAATAAGGATATTTGTCAGATTATTCAAAACACATTCCAGGAATATATGGGTAGAATATGTGTATTCTGAGAATGGATCCTCTCATGTGACATGAGGGTCCACTGAAATTTCCACCTTCCATTGAAAAGGAAAGAGAAAGATGATTTACAATGAAATAAAAGGAGAAAGGAGGTTTAAGGATTGAGAGAacatggggggggggggggggggggggggggggggggggaggatCCATTACAAGGTTAAAAAAATTATTCCTAAGAAAGTGGTTAGGAAAGTATATTCCAATGAGGTGTGGATGAAATTTTATATATAACATATTTTTTATTTCTATGATAACTCCCTCAACGTCCCACTTTTATTTATTACTTTTGAGAATGTTATAAATGTTAGCCAAAACACTTTTTAAAAGATTATGTTTTTTAAGAAAACCCAGATTACTTTACAATTAGATGACTGAATATTTCCCCGATATACTACAAGGATAAATGTTAGCCAAAACACTTTTTAAAAGATTATGTTTTTTAAGAAAACCCAGATTACTTTACAATTAGATGACTGAATATTTCCCCGATATACTACAAGGAGTGGTTGCCAAGCCTTGTAACATTGCAGAGAAGCTGACAGGACAGTTGCCCGCTAATATTCCAAAGAGTATGGATACATAACTAACGGTTTATTAAGCAAACATACAAATACATTTTTTTCCAAAACACAGGACCCCATACTAAAAGACATATTATCAATCAAAGCCATAATCTACAACTTTCGTTTTGAAATAGACTGCCATTTCGTCACAAGCtttgtcaactctaatgatcaattAGCAGATGTTTTCTTACAAAGTCCCTACGAGGTCCCAAAACTAATTATTTATGCGTCAAGCttggtgcatttgacttatatACTCCAGCTTGAGGGGGGTGTTGATATTTGTATATACTTGGAATAGAATATTTTATATTCCATAGTATATTCCTTAAATATACCATAGTCCTTATGTAAGTAATACAATTAGCTATGTAATTCACTATTTAATAGAACTTCCGTAGTGCTAATCAGACACACGGTTTCTCTAAATGTCTCTGATTCTCTGGTGTTTCAACACAAACATATAAACACTTAATTTGATAAAAGAATACATATTATCAATCAAAGCAATTATCTAGACTAAACGACAAAACAGAATACTCGTGGAAGgaagttttttatttttaaaatatatgGAACAATTAATTTGATAAAAGAATAATATGAATAAACTCGTGAGGCTAAATCTAGCATTATGTTGACTGGCAGGTGCTAACTGCTAAGTACACATCACTTCCAAAAACAACAACGACAACAAAAAACAGAATCAAAGATGCATTGAATCAGACTGAGATTGGAACCGAATCAACAAAGGGCATCTGTGAACCATCAGAGGGATAAAGACAAATAGTAAGTTGCTGAAAAATGCCAGGATGGGAACAAAAAACATGTCGGAAAGAAGATGGGACTTAGCCAGAAAATCACTGGCTCATATCACCAAAAAACAGATGGGCTGCTGAAAGTAGAAAAGAGGTGGGAGCGGGTGGACAGTGGATTTTCCTAGAAGGGGAAAACAGACCGAGGAGCAAAGTGGGATCTTCATCTATGTAGCAGCCACAACACTGCCCTAGAAACTGTGATGGACACTCAAAATGTGACGCGGTGCTCCCTCTGCCAGTGTTCTTACAAAAGAACCTCACAACTGTCTACTCAATTGTTGAGTTGAGTGTCAAACACAGCAACCACAACAAAAGTCCTTTTTCCCATTAAATGGTGGTAAGCCATATGAATTAAACATCACTAATGTGTTCTGTCCAAAACAACCATCCAACCTAATTTCTTAAAAAAAAGTGATGATGCAATAAAAATGTTCCGACATATTTTATAGATGTTCCAACACTTCAAGTTACCTAGAAACTATGCCCGATGATAAGCTATGTATCGTTCACAAACCATAGAAGATAGATGGTACATAATGGAAATTCATTAGCTACAGGAGAATAAACTCACAAATCAATTGTTCTCATAGTCCATGCAACATCTTAAACATTGGTTAAATCAATCTAACAATCTATTAATACCATAATTTATCGCAAAAGCATTGTATGAAGTGACTAAAGATAGTATCATAAGCCTCAACtgcaacaaaaaaaaaaaaacagaacaGAAGCCTACCAATTTCTCTGTAGTTCTAGCAACGTCCCAAGTCAATGAATTTTCAGTCGTGTGCTCAGCAAATCGAGATAATTCTGAACTACCAGGTCTTGTTTCAGCACTGCGAGGACGCAATGATGTCTGAGAAGTCTGACTTGATGTCGGTACCCCAGATGATGATGAAGGCCGGGAGTTTGACCCCCATGCTCTAGTAGTTAGTTCAGAAGCCCTATCACTACCAGAAGTTGAAGGCCGGGTTCCACTTCCACCAGATGATGGACGGGACCTCAGTTGACTGGGTGAACTAGTACCACAACTGGTATTTGGAGATAGAGAAGAACTCCATGCATTTAATGCAGAAGATGGTGATTTACTGCCCCAACTGAGGGAACCCCTAAACAACATAAGACAACACAAGAATTAATTATCTAGTCTAGAGGAACAAAAGCAGCAGAAAAAAAAGACTTAATACCCAGATTAACATAAATGTTTACTCACTTGGGTACAATCTCCACATCAGGGTCCAGGCCATGATTTTCTAACCTTAAAACAAAGAAAAACTAACATGTTTAGATCAGTGTTGTCGATGGCGTATAGCGGTCCATGGCGAAGAGCCAAAATCCTGCCATACAGGCCGCTTTGTGGCGCCGCTATAGCGGATTATGGCAGAAAAACCCGCAATATCGGCCGATATTTGCATTTGCAGCGAGCCAAAAAACCGTCATGTATATCCGCCATAGCGGCCGTGGCGTCGCTATTTGATAACACTGGTTTAGATCATGAACTGACCATACTAATTAACTGAGAAAGTAAATAGTTAAGCCAGAAATCAAATACCTCTGACTGGGTAAATTTATAGGTTTTGGAACAGCAACTTTCCCTAACACGGTCATACCACCCCTTCTGGTGGAAGAGGCCCACCTGTGCCAATATTATCATCATTAATTTCTACTCAGTCAACTAATGAAAATACAATCATGTACACATAAAGGAGGGGTCAAAATTTGAAACCTCCTCACTTAAGGAACCAAGTGGTCAGCATCAAAATCATATGATCATAAAAAAACAGTTAGTCTTTTACAAAGATGTAtcataacatgatatgcataaCAAAGCATAAATTAGCTTTTGAATGCCCAAATCACTCATCACTATCCCATTTCTAGTGGATTCTAATGCACACAAGTCTAAAAGTACCTTCGTTCCCCATTCAACATGCTTGAAGTCATAGTCTGGTTGTCGCCACACGGACATTCAATCCAATTAAACGGCCTGATGAAAAAGGGACAAAAACGATAATCATGTCAATGTGAGATACTGCAACTATTTTGTAAATATTTGTAACAATAACATAACACTGCCATTAAATTTTGAGGAGGGAAAGAGAGTTGAGTTGAACTTTTTCTTAAATTTTTCGGAACATTCAGGAATTACATATGCTGATTTCTTTAAATATAGTTGTCTTGCGACAGCAAAGTCCCGAGAACCCTTCTCATTACTACTATTTCAAAACTGTAAGACCTTATCCACAACCAAAATTAAGGAGATTCATATCTCATTGCAAATTATAACATGGTTGTAGTATGCTGCCACTCATCCAAAACAGCATTTTCATTCAACATTTTCAGTATGCACCCTTTTGTTGGTGCTGTCATATAGTTGCTATAATGTCACTAAAGTGTTTTCAAACCACGTTGTTCCGCCATATGCAAGTTAGCACAAAgtattttcaaaatcaaattgCGGCTATGGTAATGCTAAAGTAACAGATTTGAACAAACTCATATTCTCCACAATCCGCAATTGACATCGCTACACTACCTACTCTCAGCATCTAAATTATATACTGAAATAAACAACTCAAAATTTTCGATTTCACTTCACCTCCCGTCAAAAATCTCCACTAAAGCTTTATATTCTAATTATCATATCTGCCAAATTATCAGATACAGGACTACTAGAAAACGATTATTAACTTCATCTATGTTCACAACCCATTAGTAGCACGTGCTACAGCAACTCTATCAAACTCCTCCCCAACCTTATACATAAAAAAAACTAACCGTTTGCAGAAAAGTGGATCCAACAATCACATGCAAACGATAACACGTTCATAGTGCTAAGCAGGGTCCAAAGGAATATTCAAAAATCAAACAACAACTAAGAACTTATTCAATATAGTTTTCAATTGAATTGGACTGCACGATTGACGATTATTTATAGGAGAAATACCTTGCCTTGAATGAGGAGAAATGGAAGAAGTTCGTAGAAACCCTAGAGAAGCGAAAGGAAGGGATTGCAGAAAAACGAGCTTGGGGAAAACGAGTTTGCGAGAGATCTACGAGAGTGGCGTCTTTCGGTTAGAGTTAGGGTTTTGGTATCGGATCGTATAGATTCGGCGAACGTAGAAGATAGAAGAAAAATGGAAATGGGGAAGAGAGCTTAACCTGAAACCTGGAAATGTGGAATTAGGTCAAACGAAGTTTTGATCAAAAGAGCTTAACGACTTGCGTGTGATTATGATAGTAGAATTTATTTTTTTATCCTATGCTTTCCCAAATGTGTAAATTTTGCACAACTAAAATTGATTTTGAACTAATTAACCataaaattgattttaattagAAGTTGGTCATACTTGATTTTAATTAAACACGGCAAGAATTAGATAAAAATTCAACTTCAAATAATATAGGtaattgattttaattaaaaGTTGGTCATACTTGATTTTAATTAAACACTATAAGAATTTgataaaaaaatcaatttcaaatAGTCTTACTAAAGATAGtttgataaaaaaaatcaatttcaaaagTCTTACTAAAGATAGTTAGATAGATAAATATAAGTTAGACTACTATTTCTCAAGTTCATCAGGTTAATAAATATCATCGGAATTTCAAAACAAGTCAATAAAATTTGTCAATAAAATTTGACAATTCAATATTATAATTTGTGTTTCATGTAtataattttattaatttaaatGATTATTTTTACGCGAGAATAAACAATCTTAACTTATAATGCAAATGTGTTTCATGTGTGGGATGTACGAAACATAAATGTTCAGATAGAAAAAATAAGTCAAACACAATATACACCCTACAAAATAGGAAAAACACATATTGTCCACCGGAAAGTTGTTGGAAAATTGAATGAGACTAAGTGTGTGCAAGATTTTGAAAGTCATTGTGTTTTGGCAAGTTCGAATAACTTGGCcaataaatatattttataaagTTCATTTTACAGGCAATCAATCAAATAATTTATGAGAAAAATGATGGTGTATTgataataaaaattatttttatactGTCAATCAATAATAAACATGTATTTCGTCAAGTCAgttattaaattttaaattatttatataatttgatattttaaaatattttgattggaTGCATGTGTAATACTTTTTACATTGACAGTGCACTACCATTAAATTCATAATTTATTTCTCGCATTTTATCTTTTATATTTATGTTTTACTTTTATTTATGCATTTTTTCAATTTAATAAATCGCAACAATAAAAAACAAGTATATGTACTTAGAGTCTATGAATAGTTAAGAAACCAACAACTAGGAAATAAAGTTTCTTCTTTGTTGTCATGGTTAGAAGCGCAAAAGAAAAATTGCAGTAGAAAGTTATTAGTCAATTCTTCTATTAACTTTCAAGTTTGACAACAAATTTGACTTGTCTAGTGGAATACTATTATcaatattattttaaaaaaatcaattttccCTATCACAAATCAATTGGCATATGCACATGTATTCTAGTACAAGTCTTAATGACATACCCTATACTTTGATATCAAAGAGGCCAAGCTCTTATTAACCCGAATAATCTACCATAAAATGCCACATTTACCATTGATTATGACATTGATTCAATTGATCCACCAAAATAGTCAATGGGAATGATCATGCCCTTCATCACATAATATATTGATATGGGACTATGAGACATCATGTATGCCCTTCAACAACTAACTAACATTATAAAATCTATGGTTCAAAATAAGAATCAACAAGCTATAGAATTGAATGTCAAGCGCGCCtattatggaaaattttatcatCACCATCATTCATTGAGCTAAAGGGTAACAAAGTCATGCATGTGTTACAATGTAGAGTTAGACGGTCATCATAAAGGCAAGACCTTCTCAAGTTCAACCAAATCTTATACAACATGTATCCCTTATCCCCAAAAATGTTCAGCTAACTCTGAGGGCGAACTAATGACAAGTGATATAAATAACATGTTAACTTTAAGTTAAAGTAGTAGACATAAATTAGTATGCATAAAGTTTTATCTTACATCAACACTCACTTGATGAGAAACATGTCTTACATTGAAAGATAAGTCATTGGCTCAGTAGCAGAATCACAAAGACCATTTATTGGTTAATCGACCCAACATAATTGAGGTTATAACCCACCTGAATCAATTAATCCAATAACATACCAGATAGAATATGGTGTACCACTTATAACCTTAATGGTTCAAATTTAACAATATCATTTGATGGCTGTGTTAGCAAGCTGAAATGGGTTACAAATGTGAACCAATGTGCTTGTAGGTACAACT containing:
- the LOC127083656 gene encoding protein MODIFIER OF SNC1 1 isoform X1 — encoded protein: MTSSMLNGERRWASSTRRGGMTVLGKVAVPKPINLPSQRLENHGLDPDVEIVPKGSLSWGSKSPSSALNAWSSSLSPNTSCGTSSPSQLRSRPSSGGSGTRPSTSGSDRASELTTRAWGSNSRPSSSSGVPTSSQTSQTSLRPRSAETRPGSSELSRFAEHTTENSLTWDVARTTEKLGIKQCKNDNFSLSSGDFPTLGSEKDKSVPDFESQDHSSHIRPDSSAGLGKEKNETSTVEDVPVHANTKGETENSWRRDDQAFNENGMRPGIEKWQGNLHPYPNAGILPQHFDVWRGAPVNNHQRDIWFRGPPNGPPFATPVAPGGFPIEPFPFYRPQFPHTGFANPPQVPPPGSGPRGQHNNGEVYRPHMPDAYIPPGMPLRPGFFPGTMTYEAYYGPPMGYCNSNERDVPFMGMATGASVYNRNASHNPPEPGISHGRSGGHGPVVKPLASEQVESSHTPDTRPYRVLLKQHNELDGKNEPTNWEDPLTTNASHANVRDQSRLPVHENDHRGNMEMDLRRIIAHSKEASSQTSGNQGSISVKNTKSLESAGSFDNISERKMDVVNSNKLGIASRPSAAKDSTLIQKIEGLNAKARDISSTKSKDDRMNKFHTGSQVDNETRAGVVSRETTLATEVKNSTVCGVGAFGGEKNLKSSSFSETPTSRQISRGMQDRHNHCKGRFDTQDVDGWEKKFGVIDSSPSSGTQLEASSILVGEHQISVDAYERSGSYSQVRREGVSVQTLSDSANSREQRAITKELSKQQTKQLQVEEEERTKKQRAKSLVKLEEVNRCTEAVEGSMQRAYAENSPLQNRQKEFQLSESTTVLGESGNANSSVLPNDNGNQKKKNNRNKKNKQKVKDISFLPALPTAILKDAGLSTSSVENKPREDIELDQGSLQSSSLYKDPNQYSEQKYSEIEESHGKMNNLLKSQHSRRMPRNMQANRITEKSHGSDALMWAPVKPPNKGILDESSEKSKIEAIVPAKSDQQVHNLRNKRAEMERYIPKPVAKEMAQQESSQQMVSSISQAPTDECIEGVDSGSQGPQITLNTISGAGVVGPVPESKFGDNRQARVWKGKSHGSWRQRNSTESKDVHDMLDGVDHGSNSYQNIRIPMERQKVQMSETRGQWKHASDTSKSDASNNPENHDLVVSVSVPIIEDHKGTIRERQVRYRRQKGTGVSHDVDQKKRSGETVKAETLIPSSVHNQSDMDAVLKENPSIGERGSSHWQPKFQASNNQRGDRPKKKEFTHGGSFRGGIDKDSSFLAAQPPSQSVSEKSKGREAPNFGNVEVKRESRNAPPGHPDSLNQVAFSSSEQAPTSMDPRNQHQHHPLSGVRRNGNQSHFGKGREFKEDWKTHVQHNRYHQNRERQGPPNFHHEYHSLGPHGDGKSDNSERPKDGHYHAGGRFRERGQTHSRRGGGN